In the genome of Peromyscus eremicus chromosome 1, PerEre_H2_v1, whole genome shotgun sequence, the window GTTCAGAGGGGTCGGGGCCTGCCAGCTCCATCATGGGGTCTACAAGAGAGGGGCACAGTTAGGCCTAAACACTGGCCATCCCCAGTGTCCTTCGGGAAGTGGGGGACCTTAAAGTCCAGCCATTGTTTTCGCAGTCTTTGAATCCAGGCATTTCTGGACCCTACTGCTGGGTGTCCAAGGGCCTTGGGCAGCAAGAACAAATCCTTGGCCTGGCCTTGACTTCTGGGTCATGTTCCCTTGCCCTCTTGGGTCATCCTCAGCAATGTCTGTCATTGGTCCCCCGTCCTATGAGACTCATTTAGTATCCACTGTATGCCTAGTGCTTTCTGGAGTTCATCTCATCCAACGTCAGATCAGAAGGCTGATCAGCTCCCCAAGGTCATCCACCAAGTACTCCTGTGAACTTGCAAAGCTCTACCTCAGCACCGGAGGGTGCAGTTGCCCCACATTTAGTACACCAAACCAACCCCACCCTGGGCCTGGGTTCTCAGCCAAGGTAGGTTGTCAAAGCACCTCTGGGGACAGAAGAATGTCTGAGAGGTACCTGGTGTCAAACTGAAATCTCACTGTTGCAGCAAAGCCAGCACTCCTGAGGACTATGAATTGGTATGAGCTGGCAGCCCAGAGAGACTGGCTGGCAGAGACTCAGGCTCACCAGCTAAGGGGGTTCTGCCCCTGACCACTGAAGAAATTTGCTGTGTCAGGGGAAACAGACCCAGCCCAGGGCTCACCCTGATAGGTCCAAGGTGGGTTTCCTAACATTACCTACATCTGGGGCTCTGATGCTTTGTGGTGGGGCCACCTGTCCTACTGCGGGACATCATAGTCTCCTGCACCCCATCCATCTGACGCCAGTAGCATCTTCCCAGTTATGACATCCAAATGTCACCTGGGGGGTCAAATTCACCCCCTCCATCTGCCAGTGAGTAGCTCAGGAACTGGCACGTGACCTAAATCTGACCACTGGGTCAGAAGGAAATGGCCTATTGGTTCTAAAGGGGAGCACTTTCATTCTTTTCCTGGGTGAGTTCTGGTGGTCATCTGAGTCTAGGAGAAAACGTTACTGCTGTGGGGTCCTATGAGGTAACCTAACCCTGATGTCACTGTTGAGGAGTTCACCCATCCACCtttaaaaatgggggggggggggaagagataAGGTTTCTTTATATAGCTCTGTCTAtcttggaatttactatgtaaaccaggctggccttgaattcaaagaaTTGCCTATTCCTGCCTCCCCAGCGCCGGGATTAAAGATCCTCTCCACCACGCACAGCTTTCTTTCGTGTTTAACtaaatctcatgtagcccaaactgtccttgaacatttggtcctcctgtctccacctccagcaTGCTGAGATCAGCGGTGTAGCCCCGACCTGGTTTATGGTCGCTGggcaaacccaggaccttgtgtatgctaagcaagcactctaccagctgagctacctcCAACACAAGGTTAAGTGTCCCAGCAAGCCAAGCTGAGGTTGTTCACCATGCCACTGGCTATTAAAACAAGCCAAACTTCCACCTCCCCACTTTATCTCCATTATCtccaactggccttgaactctgtcccaagtgctgggattataggcgtacACCAGCCTCATCAGTGTTTGCGTGCACATTGACCCACCTCCCTAAATTACAACCACGTCTACGAGGTGGTTTCACTTAGAAAGAAGTTGCCTATTCCAGCTTCATAGAAGAGTGTGGGTACATAGGCAACCTAGGACCAATGGCCGCTTCTGGTACAGTCAGGGAGGGACCAATGCTAAGCATTCCCGGAAATGAGGAGAGATTGTTCCTTTCATCCCGGAGAACCAGATTTGATAGCTCTGATCATTTGCAAAATAGCAAGGTTGGCTTGGCCTCTGCTGGTGAGCAGCTACAAGGGAAATTCACCATACTAAAGCTCACAAATGTGTGCACAGGGAACAGTTCAaaccccagcccagcccctctCGGGTCCAGACTCAGCCATCAGCACTGAAAATATCTCAAAGTTTAGCtctactcttccagaggccccaggtttgactgccagcacccacgtggtggctcacaaatgtaACCACAGTTCCCATCAActtgacagcctcttctggcctccactaggcaaacacatggtacacagacacacacggagtcaaaacacccataaacataaaattaaatgttcaAGAAAATCCTCAAGTGACTCCCATAGGCAGCCAATTTGAGACCTCATCCTGTAAGGTCTATATCAAAGGCATTCAAAGAGCCTATCTGAAATGCaatcccctcaccccatcccaGAAACTGCTGGAAGCCCAGCAGTTTAAGCCAGTTCTGGGGAGATTCTGAGGAAGTGCATTAGGCAAGGAACAGAGAACCTCTGGTAATGCAGACTCCCACTCAGCAGGTCCAGGGCAGAGTTAAGCTGGCACGTCCACTCCAGACAATGTGTATCCAGGGACTACAGAGAGCATCCAGATGCAGGCTGCAGGGTTCCTTCTTACCTACCAACACAGCCTGGTAAAACTATGGAAAAACTACCTACAACAAGCCACAGTATCACTTGCTTTGACAGAAACTCCAGGCCATTTACTGGCCAGATGTTCCAAAACCAAAGTCACTCATCATTTATAGTGAACAACTGAGTGTGGCTAGTCAACTCCTCTGGCTGTTGCCAAGGCACCGTTGCTGGCAGGAGCCTCTGGGATGCACCTTCCGCGGCCTCAGGCCCGTACAGCTGAAGCCACCTCCCCACAATGGAGCTGTAGACCAATGGTCAGCTCTGCTGCAGACAGAAGTGGGCGTGTCTCATAACAGCTTGAGTCTTCTACCAGTTGCCGAGATATCGGATCCTCTGgaaatttcctttctgttttcaggtttttttgagagacagggtctcattatgtagcctggcttgacctcaaacttgtggtaatcctcctgcctcagtatcccaAGTGCTTATACTATAGGTATGTGCAAGTGTACCTAGCCCCTCTGGAAATTCTTTAAATTAGTATTATTATCTGATTCGGGGTCTCACTGTGTCCTTAAACCGTAGTCTAACTGTCTTAGTTTCCTGGGTGTTAGAATCGCAAGTATGCATCACGTCACACCTAGCTCTCTtctgttttaattctttttcctacatttttacttatttaccaCCCATCCCTCTCCTGAACATGTGGCTTTCCTTCTGTCCAGCAAGTACCACGGCTGGTTGATTGTCCAACCTCTCCGAATGTCTGAGAGGCGTGGCCTCGTATTTTCCCCTCTCATGACTTCCCCATTCATTTATTTGAACTTATCACGGTGTCTCGTGATAAAGACGGGAGAGATGGCACATGTACGGCTCTTGTGTGTTGTGATTGAGTTGCCTGATCTCTCTGTCCTGCGGTTCCTGCTGTAGGAGTGATCCCAGAGCCAGCAGCCTCCCTGTGAGGGTCACATGAGTTACACAGCACTCAATATGTGTaagttattgtttttattattgttttagtgAGCCCATGGAAGTCCTTGGAAGACGACATAAATACCCCCGTTATTGCCACGATGGCTCCCCAGGCTCCCCCTCTCTCCAGACCTGAGCCCACCTCAGTGAGGTATCGGCCTTGGCCAGCCTCCCTATGCCCCTGATTGGACAGGAGACTCCTGAGTGCGCCATGCCGCTGTCATTCCTGCTCTGTCCACTGCGCACAGCCCACCCACCTTGGCTGTCCAGGCTGATGTCCATGACGCCATGCTTGACCTTCATATGCCGGCTCAGGTTTCCCTTGAGGTTGAACTTGCTGGAGCAGTAGGGGCACTTGAATGGCTTGCTGCCTGCGTGCAGGTGCATGTGGCCCAGCAGGTTGTACATGCGGTTGAAGGACTTCCCACACACCTGGAATGGGGAGGGCAGCAGAGGGCTGTAGGGAGCCTGCAATCCTGGCCAATCTATTCCCGCTTCCTGAGCAGAGTCACCCGAAACCCACTACACACAGCACACTGTCTTTTCCTGTGTGACCACAGAGGGAGGCAAAGGACAGCCTTCTTGCTGGTCGCTGCTCGTTACATCTCCTGCCTGCTCTgagctggaggaggcaggaactgcGGCTCACATCTTACTACAGGGCCCTGACCAGGCCCCTTCAGTGGCTGGGCCACAACCTTCACCCCCTCTCAATTCAGAAGCACAGCTTCACCAGCTTCAAGGTTCTGATCCCCAGCTGCTCTCCCCACGCTGGCCGTGGGACAGTCCCCTACCTTGCACTTGAATGGCTTCACGGGCGAGTGCACAATCATGTGGGTCTTGAGCGTCTGCTTCTGCACGAAGGTCTTGAAGCAGATGTGGCACTGGTAGGGCCGGACGCTGGTGTGGATCAGCATGTGGCGCTTCATGTTGGCCTGCAGGGTGAACTCTCGGCCACATACCTCACACTTGAACTCCTTCACGCCCTGTGGGGGTAGAGGAACCACTCAGGGTTGGGGCACTAACAGGTGTGGCTCTGGAAAATTCCTTTTTACAAaaaaagtatttgtgtgtgtgtgtgtgtgtgtgtgtgtgtgtgtgtgaacttggttctctccttccaccatgtgggttctgagcagCAAATTCAGGTTATCAAGCCCGGTGGCAAGCACTTGTACCTGCTGAGCTATTCTGCTGGCCATCTCTGGGGTATGGCAGGCTGTTGTTCCTGGATTCTTTCCAGGATAAGGCAGGCACAAACTGTGTGCCTTCCCATCACTGCCTGAGTGTGCAAGGAGGTCCGCTGCACCAGTATGCAGAGATATGAGGGGGGtctgtccacccatccatccacctgtctgtccatccattcatcaGCAAACAGGCACATGTACCTGCTAGAAGCCAGCAGCACAGGCCTGTGGTCAGCAGGGCAATGCCTTTGTCTGGACAATTTTCATTACATCAAGGATGtgttcttctgtttattttcagtTACATCTCTTTGGGGGACAGACCCTTTGGAGACATGACTGAAGCTGTGTTGCTGGGGACAGAGCTCTGTGGAGGAGAGTCTTTCTAGCATGTAAAAGGTGCCCtaggtttgagccccagcactgaAGGGTGGAGGCTGAGGTTGAGGCATTGAGGAGCCAATCTGAAGAAGTTAGAACTATACAGTGAGAACCTGTTCATAAGATAATAAGAGTTGGTAGGGGTagggagaagaaaacaaggaaagctGTACAttgccagccatggtggcacaggctGGTAATCCTAGATACTTAGGGGAGGTTGAGGAAGTAAAGTAGGGTGGAAAATTCAAAGGTAGTCtaggctacagagcaaattcaaggCCTACACAGACAACTTATCAATAAAAGCCagggggtgggatggggctggagagatggctcagtggttaagagcacttgctgctctttcagaggacccaggttctgttcccagcacccacatggtggttctttcactccagttccaggaactcCGGCAAcctttctggcttccatgtgatgtggtatacatacatacacgcaagcaaaacaCTTCTACAtgtaaaagtaaatatataaaagcTGGGTATGGGGGCACAgaagcagatagatctctgtaagtttgagaccagccagggaaagacagtgagactctgtttgggggggggggggctgggagtATATCTCAGTAGAGAACTCATCTACCAAAGGTGGtgtcctgggttcaatcaccaACACTTAGAAAAAGGACAAAAATCTTCGTGCACCCCCGAGGATAAATGACTGATACTCAGGCTTCGTGCTCTCCCACAGCCCCCTTGAGGGTGTGTCTCCCACCTCGCTGGAGAGGACAGCCACCTAGCTCTCCAGCCAACAGCCTGAAGCCCCTCCCTAAAGAGACTCATTCACTGGGGCCTGGAATAGCCCAGGAGTTTTTAGTTGCAACAGTCCCCTCAGGTGATTTTTATGGACGTTCAGCCCCAGGAGACACGGGCTCCAGAGCAAACTGTCGTCTGGAATGTCGCATGCCTCGGCCCAGAGCTGACATTCACTCAGCAAAGAAAtaaggtgctgtgtgtgtgtgtgtacacaggggaTGCTGGGAGAGAAGGGTCACAGTTGGGAGCAGCTCTTCTCCTGCTGAAGAGAACTTCACTGGGACGGATGCATGTCTCCGGTCCCAGCTGCTGTCCCAGCTATCTAATATAAAATGTTTGTATGACGTGCTTTTGTGCGTATGTCCtggtgactgaacccagggtATTTATGATACTCTGACAGACCCTGTGCTTTTTCTCTTAGCAGCCAGGTGCTCTTTAGTGCACACCCTCATTATCCTTGGGACAGGGCAGGCCACATGACCACCAGGGGGCCCCACTCAAGAGCTGTAAGCACAGATGAGCGGAGGGGGGTACAAATGAAGACACTGACACATGCCTTCGGCTTTCTTCACATACCCTTTATCTCTGAGCACGTCAGTAGGATTTTAAGTCTCTGAGCAGAGGAGAAAGATGGCGAACACACAGCATACAGATCATCACTCACTCCCACCCGTGCAGACACTGATAATCAATTATACAGTTTGACTGATGAGCCCAGATTCAGTGTCAGAATCCTTAACACCATACGTTCGGTAGCCGCTGCTACCACCGCAGTGGGACCTGCCTGCCAATGGTCCCCGCCCTATCAGAAAGGTTCTGGGCTGGAGAAGGTTCAGGCTCCTGGCCTGGCAGGCTCACTGCAGTGTCCACTGTGAGCAATATCGATGAATCACCATAGATCGCCACACAGAGAAAGCGCCACCCACGGCTTTGAAAGGTTAAGTCAGTTGGGGAGTTGGAAGGAAAGCGTGCGTCAGCCAAGTGCCAGAATGGGATGGTTAGGCCTAAGAGGCTCCATACTGCCCTCCAGGGTGTAAGGGCCTCGTGGGGGAGGTGGTGATGGCTaaaaggggggtgggtggggatggggaccGGTGCCCTGGCACCAGGAATAAGAGGAAAATGGGTGAAGGTTGGGTCTACCAACCTGGTGGATAAGAACATGGCTGCTCAATTGTCCATCTTGACAAAAAGTGACTTTGCTCAGGTAAGCCACGTTGTCGGTCACTTCTACTTTTAAGACGCACATATTCATtttacgtacgtacgtacgtacgtgtgtgtgtgtgtgtgtgtgtgtgtgtgtgtgtgtgtgtgttagccaaGTGTTTGCCTGTGCATCCTGTGCGTGCTGGGGCAAGCAGAGGCCACCAGAGGGTACTGGATcccgctggaactggagttccaggaagttgtgagctgctgggtgtgggtactgagaaccagacccgggtcctctacaagagcatcaagtgctcttaactgctgagccatctctccagccccctttcctcttggtgtgcatgtgtgtgcaagtgtacatacgtgcacatgtatgtgtggaggccaagtCAGCCTCAGGAGCTGTCCAAGCTGTTTTCTGAGATAGAATCTCTCATGGGGACCTGGAACTCAATGACTGGGCTAGGCTGGTTTGCCGGAGTGCTCCAAGGATCCCCctacttccccagcactggggttctgAGTGCACATCATTGTGCCTAGCTTTTCACACAGCTGCTGGGGGTGACCTTAGGCATGCATGCACGGCcccattttttacatttatttactgtgggtatatgtgtgtgtgtgtggctcaaaGGACAGCTAATGGGAGTTGGCTCCCTCCTTCCAgcacgtgggtgctgaggatcactCAGtttctcaggcttggcagcaagtgcctttacctcctgagtcatCTTGCCGGCTTTCCCAGCCCCATCGATCCCTTTTATAATCATGTATAGTTTGCCTTTTTCTAAAGGGAAATCAAAGGTTCTGTTATACGTCTGTGATGACAAGAACTCCAAGCTATCCTCCCCATTTCTGGTTATTGCATCCAGCTGCATGTCCTCATGTGGGAAACAGGGAGGGACCCTTGAGTCCTGCGGGAGTTCCCAAACACCTCACACAAAAATCTTTCAAAttcctcttctctgtgtgtggtgtatgtgtgtacgtgtgtgtgtgtgtctgcacaggtgtcttcctccatttcttctccACCTCATCTCTGACCCTGACTGAACTCATTGTTTTGGTGATGCCGTGTGGCCAGTGAGCCGATGGGACtcacctgtctcctctctccactgGTGGGGTTATGTACATCAGTCGCCACACCCAGCATTGACGGGAGTgctggacctgaactcaggttctcaagtttacacagcaagccctttacccactcAACCACCTCCCCGGGCCTCAGAAACATTTCAAGGTAAGTTTTACTGCTGAGAAAAACTAATTTCAATTATGTTTCTAATACTTTTCTATTTTTGGCGGGGggagaggtttctctgtgtagttttggtgcctgtcctggatctcactctgtagcccaggctggcctcaaactcacagagatccacctacctctgcctcccgagtgctgagattataggcgtgTTCCACCACCACGCCCGGCTCTAAGATAAATTTCTAAGCATGAAAATAAGTaaagtctgggctggagagatggctcagtggttgagagcacccaggtttggttcccagcacccctgtgacagctcacaaccacctgtaactccagtcccaggggatctgatgccctcttctggcctccatgcacatcAGGCTCAcactgtggtgcacagacatacgtgttAACACTCAACACATTAAATAGAAGTACACCCAAAAAAAAGTTGACCTGTGCGACTCTCATCCAGGACCTTGGGGTGccaaagagagagagtgagaggcgGAGAGCCAGGGCTGGTCGCCTTACCTTGTGGGTGAGGGAGTGCTGCTTGAGGTGATGGATCTGGCTGAACTCCATGCCGCACTCGGTGCACACGAAGGGCCGCACGTTCTGGTGCTTGAGCATGTGGTTCTGTAGCTGGCTGCGGTAGTGGAAGGACTTGTCACACTCGAGGCACTGGTAGAGGGTGGGGCCTTGGTGGGAGGCCAGGTGGCGCTTGAGCTGGGTCAGGGTGGAGAAGTCTAGGCCGCACTCCACGCAGACGTGGCAGCGGCCACTCTCGTGCTTCACCTCGTGGGCCTTCAGCTCGCTGGGGTAGGCAAAGCCACGGCCACAAAAGTGGCAGCTGTAGGGCTTGACCTCGGAGTGGAGCAGCATGTGGCGTTTGAGGTGGCTGGTCTGAGTGAAAGCCTTGTGGCACACCTGGCACTTGTGCGGCCGTGTGCCCTGGTGTGTCAGCAGGTGCGTCTGCAGGTGGCTGGGCTGCTTGAAGAGCTTGCTGCAGTGTGGACACGAGTGTGGCTTGATGCCGTTGTGGCCCAGGATGTGCGTCACCAGATTGTACTTGGACGTGTAGGATTTCTCGCACATGCGGCACTGCCAGCGTTTCTGGCGGTCACCCGCCTCCACCAGGTAGGAATCGTCGATCTGCACATTGATGTCCAGCCGGTCCAGCTGCGCCTTCTTGTGCCGCTCCACCGTGGAACCTGCTGCGTCTGCCTCGAACTCGCCCGACTCCTGCCACACGAAGCCCTGCTCTGGCTTGACGAGCTCTGGTGACGTCATGGTGGGAGGCTCAGGATTGCTCATGGGGGCCAGGTGGGGCGGCTCAAAACCACATTCGGTGGGCAGAGTCTCCGGTCCCGGTAGTGCCATGCTGGGCTCAGGGAAGCCATCCCGGGTCGGGTCGGGGAAAGGAGGATCGAAGGCGGCCATGTCCAGCTCTGGCCTTGGAGTTCGAGGCAAGTGCCGGAGTGTCCGGGGCTTGCGGCTGAAGGCGCTGAGGTCGATCATCTTGACGGCACTGCTCTGCACCAGGGCCTCACAGCCACCACTGGCCACCTCGGCAGGGGCCTCTGCGGGGCCCGGGTCCTTGTCATCACCAGGCACAGATACTTCGTACACTTCCTGATCCTCTTCCTCTTCGGCCTTCTCAAACTTGACCTTGGGTACCAGCCGCACAGGGGGCCGTGTCTTCCTCCGGGTGTGCTTCTCAAAGGCTGCCTCTACTTCCAACACCTCCTCTTCCGGGGGCTCTTCCAGGGCCCGCCCATTACAGGCCAGCTGATAGATGTCGGGTCCTGGTGGTCCCGGCTCCCCCATGGCTGTCCCAGACAGTTCTGGCCCTAGGTCTGGGTAGAAGGCCTCAGCACTTATGGTGGCTCCAAAGAGCTCATTTTCTGAGACCAGGCCCAGCACAGCGGCCTGAGCCAAGGACAGCACCACCACAGCGTCCGTCTGTGTCCCTGAGTCCATGAAGCCCTCCATCCCGTGGCGGCTGGCTAGGAGGGCATTTCTGTGGGAGGAAAAGGGCATGTTAATACTGCTAGTTGCATGCTGAGCAGGCAACAGACTCTGAGGACAAGGGCCCAGctaatttggggtgtgtgtggctcTGACGTCCTGTGTGTGACCCCTGCCTTGAGAACAGGATATGCCTGTAACTATGGGGAGCAACAACAACCTCTGTGTGTCTAGccatctcctccatctctctgAGAGGTCCTGGGTAAGCCCCACCCCCTGAGTCTTTCCATCTGTTAAGGTGGATTGCATCTGTGAttctttctctttgagacagggtctcacaaggCAGTTGCAGCTGGCCTACAACTCAttaccctcttgcctcagcctcccaagtgctaggattccaaaTGTGTGCCCTCACACCCAGCTGTCCAGTGATgcatttcccctccccctttcctttttttgtggtgtatacatgcatgtgcaggtgtatggtgtgggtgcatgtgccatGCGTACACCTGCATGAAGGCCAATGatgtcaggttttttgtttggaCTGCTCTAGCTGGCCAGAAGACCCAAGggattctcctgactctgccttccagctctggagttacaggtatgtgctgccaCACTTGGATTTTTaactgggtgctggggaccaaactcagggcctcactatagcaagcactgtacccacagagccatctccccaatccaTGTCCAGTGGTTCTTAAACTGCGCCTTACAGGTTCTTCACGGGCCCTCAGAAATCTGTTTCAAAATGCACAAAGATGACcgctctgttttgagacaggatctcagtatatagtatatagctgaggctagcctggaattttcTGTCTTAgagccttagcctcctgagtgctgaaattacagacatgtgcctcCAAGCCTGGTGATTTATGAATGAAGTTGAatagctttttaattttcttttttgcagagctggggattggacccagggctttgagcatgctaggcaagcgctcttcTACTGAGCCATAGTCCTGGCCCTTCTGTTTCAGAAATTAATTACTCTATTATTTTaagaactgattaaaaaaaacccacctacTCAAAATATAATGTGCCACATTCTAAAACACGCCAAGAGTCCCATGGCTGTGCTGCTGGGGTAATTAATTCTGCACAGACCCTGGGATGTACTGAGGTGTTAAACAATTGTTGCCATTAGTGATGGCATGGCTGCATGAATGAGGattttaaatatgcatatatatatatatacagatatataacaCAGAGTAAAAataatcaacatacaaaaatagaTTAGGTTTGGAGGCTGGTTTCAAACATGGGCTACCACCGGTCAGCCCTAAGGCTAAACTGTCTATCATAGGAGTCATTGTTTCTCTTAATTAACTAAATGCCATATGCATAGATATCCAAACATCCAGACAAAAAGACAGCTTTAGCTGACACTGGCGTTGC includes:
- the Znf710 gene encoding zinc finger protein 710, whose amino-acid sequence is MEGFMDSGTQTDAVVVLSLAQAAVLGLVSENELFGATISAEAFYPDLGPELSGTAMGEPGPPGPDIYQLACNGRALEEPPEEEVLEVEAAFEKHTRRKTRPPVRLVPKVKFEKAEEEEDQEVYEVSVPGDDKDPGPAEAPAEVASGGCEALVQSSAVKMIDLSAFSRKPRTLRHLPRTPRPELDMAAFDPPFPDPTRDGFPEPSMALPGPETLPTECGFEPPHLAPMSNPEPPTMTSPELVKPEQGFVWQESGEFEADAAGSTVERHKKAQLDRLDINVQIDDSYLVEAGDRQKRWQCRMCEKSYTSKYNLVTHILGHNGIKPHSCPHCSKLFKQPSHLQTHLLTHQGTRPHKCQVCHKAFTQTSHLKRHMLLHSEVKPYSCHFCGRGFAYPSELKAHEVKHESGRCHVCVECGLDFSTLTQLKRHLASHQGPTLYQCLECDKSFHYRSQLQNHMLKHQNVRPFVCTECGMEFSQIHHLKQHSLTHKGVKEFKCEVCGREFTLQANMKRHMLIHTSVRPYQCHICFKTFVQKQTLKTHMIVHSPVKPFKCKVCGKSFNRMYNLLGHMHLHAGSKPFKCPYCSSKFNLKGNLSRHMKVKHGVMDISLDSQDPMMELAGPDPSELDNRQEMEDFEENAYTYTSVNSSTEASALTEQAMKEMAYYNVL